TTCTCTTAACCAACTACGGATGGTTCCATGATCATTTTCTCCCTCCACTCGCAAAACAGGTATATGGTCTTCCGGGCTAACCCGTTGAGTTTGCGAAAAAATATGTGCGCCGTCCCATTGGTAACTCCATCGCACATCCAACTCGTTTTGAACCACCAGGCCAACACGGCTGTATCCACGTTCCATTAGTTTGTCCCAACAAAGCATCATATCCATGTAATGATTCTGCACAACATGATGAAACAGAGTGTAGTTGGAGGGCCGGCTAATCGTCACTGCGGAGAATTGCTTCCAGTCCAGATCGAGCAAGTCATCGTTGTTCTCAAAAGGGGCAAGTATCAAACCTCGTATCCCCCTCGATTGGAGAATGTGACTGAATCGCTTTGGACTCACGCCTTCATCCTGCGCCCAAAATTCCTGGAGTGAATACCCAAGCCTCAGGGCTCTTTCCTTGGCACCCTGGATAACTTCTTTTTGAAGCGGATTCCCTGAACAGGCATTCCGAGTGCTCCAATTGGTCACCAGGCCTATGACTGAAAACTGATTTTGGACACGAAGCTTGCTTCGATAAGCCGACAAAGCAGAGAGAGCCGGATCCGGACTGTAGCCCAACTCATCGGCAATACGCTTCACGCGTTCCACTGTGGCTCGAGCGATGGTGGGATCATTTTTCATGGCCATCGAAACCGCGGAAACACTCAAATGGGCTTTCTCAGCAATGTCTTTTAAACGAACTCGGGGATGGAAGGACATGAAGCAGGGGAAACACGGGATTAAAAGGGTGGTTTATGAACCGTTTTTTGAACTGTTTCAAATAATATTCCGTCGCGTCTTACAACTGATAGAAAAAAATAGAACATATATACTCTTTAATCCCGCTATTATTGAGGTATATCCCATATTTTAATTGAGTTCTTTCCCGTTTTAATCGTTTCGTTTCGCTCAGACCAAATACCTCGCAAAGCGCCAGTTATCCCAAAATCTATGTCTTCCATCAAATATCCCGAACCTCCCGAGCAATTGAAGGGCAAGGGTTGGTGGAAATCGATCGGTTTTCTAGGACCCGGAATTATCATTGCCTCGATCTCCATTGGCACCGGTGAGACGATTTTTGCCTCACGAGGGGGAGCGATTTTTGGTTACGCCATACTTTGGTGTTTCACGATTGGACTGATTCTGAAGGCGATCCAGATCTACGCCTCTTCGCGCTATATGATGATATCGGGTGAGCATCCCATGCAAAGCTGGATCATGCTACCGGGGCCCCGTGGCTGGATGCCGATTGCGCTGCTCCTGATGACTGGCGTTTGCCTTCCCTTTCTGCTCGCCGCCCTATCGATATCAGTGGGATCTATCATCTCCTGGGCACTCGGTTCAGGAGAAATGTCGGACTTGTCTGTAAGACTCTGGGCCACCGGATTGGTGATCGCAGCAGCGGTGGTAAGCTGGGGCCAGACCTACAAACGCCTGGAGACCACACAAATGTTCGTCGTGGGCATCCTACTGGCATGTATCCTGGTGGCCGCTATTGCCTGTCAACCTGACCTGGGAGCACTCATAAAAGGGATGCTGGTTCCAGCCATTCCAAGCTACAAAGAATGGATTCACCAATCGTATCCGAACATCGCAAAACAAGCTGAATGGATCGAGCTGGTCACTTACATGGGAATCATTGGAGGAGGACTCCCCGCCTATATTGGCTACTTTGGTTTCTTGAGAGATAAACAATGGGGTCTGTTCGCAAAACAAGAGATCTATAATCACTCGACTGCAGAAGGTTTCCCGGAAATCGATGCTTCCGATGACAATAAGCGGAACTGCCGCAATTGGCTGAGAGCCATCAAAATCGATGTAGGTGGATCATTCCTGGCCATCTTTATCTTTTCTTCTGCTTTCATGGTTTTGGGGGCCGTCATTCTTCACCAAGCACAGCTAATCCCTGACAAATTCGAACTGCTCACTCACCAGGAAAAATTCCTCACCGCTCTGAGCCGTTCCCTCCTTATCCTCTACCGCATAGGTATTATCGCGGCCATCGGTGGAACCTTGTTTGCTTCCTTCGATGTGTGGACCAAAAGCATCTACGAAGGCATTCTACCATTTCAGAAAAAGGAAAACCCAATCTCCAACGCCCAGTTAAAAAAATGGATTATTCTTAGTACCTCCATTATCGGCATCAGTGTAATCTGGTTAGGCCTGATCTCTGAAACTTTATCCAACCCAATCACCATTGTAGCAGTTCCGGCACTCCTTGGAGGCACGACCGGGTGTGGAGTCTGGTGCCTGGGAGTCGCGTGGGCAGACCGTAGAAATTTGCCTCATTCCTATCGGATGAAACCCCTCCTCTTTTTCCCACTCATACTATCTGGCTGCTTCCTTCTCTTTGCCGGACTGCTGGGATTCTATTTCAAGTTCATCGGCTAATACATGAAACATGTCACTCACAGTGTAGGAACTGCTTTAGCTGCAAGGCACACTCCAAATTCGATGAATTTAACAGAAGCCAACGAAGAAAACGAAGACGGAACCCAAGAATCTTTGTTTCCTTGGTTACCTTCTGTTCCAAAATTTATAATTTAGTTCTCTAACCATGCTAGGAATCACCATTTTTCCCGAATACATCCAAAGTGAAGGCCCCGAAGCCTTGTTGGATCGTTTGCTTGAGAAGCTACCACTCACAGCCGTTTCTACTTCTCCCTATGTTATGGAGGAATGTCCCCCTGAAAAAGGAGGCGAACGAGAGCCACCAGCCGATGGTGACAAAGGTCTAGCACGACTTCTCGAAAGACCACTCTGGGGAAAAAATGAAGTTTGGGTCAGTGCCACACCAAGCTTCGAGCCCAATTTGGACCTGTATCAAGGACTTCGATACCAACCACAGGAGACCACTGACCTGACCCAACGAGAAGGCCCAGTCATTGATCGATTCATTGAGGCGTGTCGCGAGCGCAATATTGGGGTTTACCTTCAAGTCCAGTCAGCCATACCTCCAGGTTACCGGGTACAATTTGGGGGACCGATTGAGGAAGATATGCCTCGTCTGCCAGACGGATCGATTACCACCCGAAAGCTTGATAAAAACGGATCCCTCGCCAGCGAAGAAATCCTGGGTTACGGCGAAGCACTCATTAAAGACCTTACTGCCCGCTACCCGACCATTGATGGCATTCGGATCGATTGGCCGGAATACCCACCCTACTTTCTGGAAACGGTCTTTCTCGATTTTGGAGAGCCTGCGCGTAGTTTCGCAGAAGGTTTGGGAATAGATTTTGAAAACATGCGACGAAAGGTATTGGCCCTTTACAGGCACCTTACCGAAGAGTTAACGAATCAGGATCTCCAAGAATACCTGGATTCTCCGGAATCATTTTTTGACAGATGGTCAGGTTGCTCGGAGTGGCTCGATTTCAAAAGCACCCTCGTATCCAACCTTCTTAGACGCTACAAATCCGCTATTGGAGATAACCATAAGCTATTCCCCAGTTCCTTTCCACCCCCATGGAATCGACTGAGTGGATTTAACTTCAGCCAGGCGAGCGAGATCGTGGATGCCATCAGTTGCAAATACTACACCATGCATTGGCCGATGATGCTACGCAACTACGCCGACTCTCTTACCGAGAAGAACCAGCCACTCAACAAAGCCCTATTGGCTGAATGTCTGGCTAAAGGGTTCGATGCCTATTCGCCGATCCCCACCTCCTCGGACGCTATTGATTATCCACAACCGGAGGAAAACCATCCTGTCGACTTGGATTCACTGGCCAGCAAACAACAGTGGGTCGATAGCCAGGTCGGGGATACGCCGGTCTGGGCATTAGGTCATGCGTATGGTCCCATTGAAGATGTTGAGAAGAGAGCTAGAGCGGTATTTAAGGCCTCCAACGAACACCTTTGGATCAATCGCTACGCTTACATGAGCGATGAAAAGCTGGATGGTTTAGCGGCTGCTTTCAAGTAGTCCCATTTCCATAGAGTGACGTGAATCACTCAAACAAAAAGGGCACCCACGACTACTTGCGGGTGCCCTTTTAACTTATAGAACTACAAACGTTTAAAAACTAAAGGTGGTGGTAGCTTGGTAACCAATGGTCTCTTCCTCAGAGATCGTAAATGGACTGAGGTCGTAGACGGGTTCTTCATCCTTCTGCTGCGCAAACAGAGGCGGGATCAACAATCCAAGGGATAATAGAATAAGATAGGTTCTTAATGATTTCATTGTTCTTTTGTTGAGTATAAACCGGCAATGCCGGATTAGGAGTTTGTTCTATTCTCAGGGGAGAACGTAGTCGTAACCCATAGTGCCAAATCACCTTTCTTTAAAAAGGCAAAATCATCTGAAACAGTTCAAATCCAGGTTACAAAACGGCTGCTTCAATGCCATTTCAACTCATTCGAAACTTAGAACACGCCTATAATCACATGTTATCTTAGCGTGTACCCTGAGAAAACCTCAGTAGTGCTCAGCCACCAAGAACTGCACGGTCTTTGATTCCAGTCCCTTTTTCAGCCAAGCCTCAAGTCGCCCATCTCCCTTAGGTAAGTTCACCGACTCAAAGACACAGCTCGTGGATCCAGCCGAAATCGGTTGAGACACTTGCACGGTCCCGAAACGCACATAGGCGGTACAGTCTTCAGTGACGCGATTGAATTTTAGCGTAAAGCGATAGGTTCCAGCCTGCGTGACCCGTGCACTCCAAAATGGGAGTCGGGTCATTTTTTGAAGGTCGAAAGTGCTGAGCTGAGCAGGGTTTTCTTCGGGTGCGCCCAGATAGATTCGTTGCGGATCCCAATAGTCCAGCTCGGCCGTTACATCGCGATACCAGTTCTCATAAGCCCCCATCATAGACTCGACTAGCTCCGGGTGAACATTGGCTATGTTGGTAATTTCGCTCGGATCATTTTCGATGTCGTACAGCTCCAAGCTCTTAAGCTGCGCATTGATATCATACTCACCGATGTCCAAGACGGTGTCGCGTGGATTGGGTAGCGGTTGAACGATTTTGTAGCGCTGTGACCGTGCAGCAAAATGGCTATACATAAGAGGCTCATGATTCGCGTTGTGCTGAAAAAAGAGCATGCGATCAGGCCAATCGTTTTTAGGATTGGTAAGAAGAGGGATCAGACTTTGTCCATCAATGGCTCGGTCTTCATCGGAAATCAATGCTCCGCAAGCATCCAACAAGGTCGGCAGCAAATCGATGTGCGCTGCTATCTCGGGGAGCTTTGCACCCGCTTTAATTTTGTTGGGCCAACGAATAAGGAAAGGAACGCGGATCCCGCCTTCATACATACTCGACTTCGTCCCGCGCAGACCTGCGTTATAGCGATCGGGATAAAGGTCGTTCTTTTGACGCGATGTCCGGGGACCATTGTCAGAAAGAAAAATCACGATGGTGTCATCTTCCAACTCGAGCTCCTTCAACCGCTTCATGACGTAGCCTACGTTCTCGTCGATATTGGCGATCATACCGTAGGTCTTCGCATTGATCTCATTGACTCCGTATTTGCGGTACGGCTTCACATACTTCTCATCCACCTGAAGTGGTAAGTGCGGAAGGTTAGTCGCTAGAAAGATAAAGAACGGCTCGTCCTTATGGCTCTCCGCATAATCCATCGCCTCCTGAAAAAAGATGTCGTTGCAGTAGCCTTCGTATTTCTTGGGCACGTTGTTGTGTTGCAGGATGGGATCGAAGTAGGTGTTTCCTGGGGGATCGCCCGCCTGACCGACCCCACCCGCCGTGTGATGAAGGCATTCTTCAAAACCCATGTCAGATGGACGCACCGGATAATTATCTCCCAAATGCCACTTCCCAAAAATCCCTGTTCGGTATCCTGCGGCCTTGAGCTCCTCAGCAATCGTTACTTCCTCCTCACGAATGATACTCCGACCGAAGTTTACCTCTACCGCACCCGTTCTTTCAGGATATCGTCCCGTCAACAATGCCGCCCGGGTGGGTGTGCAAAGCGGCTGCACGTAGAAATTGGTGAGCTCCGTGCTTTCCTCGGCTAGCTGATCTAGGTACGGCGTATGCAGTTCCGAATTCCCATGAAACCCTACATCTCCAAATCCCTGATCATCAGTCAGGATCAGAATCACATTGGGCCGATCCGCAGCGGAGGCTATTAAAGGAAGAAGAAAGAAGATTATGAATAGGGATATACGGGTCATCGGTAAATGGGTCCTTAAATTTGAGGTGGTTTCTATTCTTCTCACACCTCGAACACTGCGCGAGCACTTTCATCAAGGTATTCCTTGAAACAATTCAAGAATCACACTTGATGCCGAAAATCTCCGAAATCCGAAGAGATTTAAGACAAGGTCTTATAATTCTCCACTGCCTTATCGGTATGGATACCCACTACTTTTTTCACGATCGCTTTTTTATCCGCTGCGGAGAGAGATTTGAATCGATTGCAGATAGCGAGGTTTTCCTTCAACTGATCCAGATTGTCTGTTCCGCTCACCCAGGATGTAATGGGTTGAGAGAGGACAAAATGGAAGTTTTCCTCCAAGGAGATCCGATCCTGAATGGTCAGTTTTTTAGGAATGGGTCGGTTGCCTGACATCGTTCCACCAACTAATCCACCGCCACCCAAAGTCTTCATGGCAATGTGTGAATGACCCCGCTCTACATTAATTGGGAGCACTTGGCGGGTAAAACTGTTTTCGGGGTCGGAAGCATCCACCGCATTGATAGGTGATTGCATACAGCAAACGAAATCATCGTCTTTGGTCAGCTCAAGAAAGTGCAAAGCCGCCTTCACATTGGTATGACAGGAAACTCCGAGATGGCGGACCTTTCCTTCGGCCTGGAATCGTCGAACCACATCGAATACACCATTTTGATGACGGGTATCAACATCCTCGATATCGGCAACCATATGAACGTACAGCAGGTCGATATAATCCGTATTCAGACGCTTCAACGAAGTGGTAATCTGATCTGTGGCCTCCTCCGCAGTTTTTCCATTGGTCTTGGTCATTACGAAGACATCTTCGCGGTATTTCGGGCACAGGTATTTACCATAATACGCTTCCGCTTTTCCCCGAGAGTATATGTAGGCGTTATCGAAAAATCGAACGCCCTGTTCGAGGGCATACTCAATCTGCCGTTGAGCAGCGGCATCCTCCATCCGTCCAATGTGAGCACCTCCAATTCCAAAAATGGTGAGCTGCTCACCGGTTTTGCCCAGTGGACGCATCGGAAGCAAGGGACCTAATCGGTCGGACTTGCCGATCAAAATGGGAGCTGCTTTGGCCAGGTTATCAAGTAAAGTTGAAGCAGTAAGTGCTAACGCCGTGGATTTGATAAATGCTCTTCGGTTCATGACTTAAGGTGGAACACATACAGTATAATCAAGTGAAGAAACTCTGCAAGCTCTCGGGCTCACTACACATTTTCAACCAGGTGATATTTCTTCACCCAATCCGGATCTATATCCACACCGATACCCGGTCCCGTCGGCACTTCGATTTTCCCATTTTCCAAGCGCAAGGATGAAGTACTACATTCAATCGGTATATTCTCGTACCCCTTAAACTCAATATGGGGTCCAGCGTTGGGCATGGCGGAAACCAGATGCAGCATGTAGAGGTAACCAAGACCTCCAGACAAATGAGGAATACAGGTTTTGCCCATGGCTGCTCCCATATGCGCTGCTTTGAGCGATCGAATCAATCCACCGAAATAATAATGATCGGGTTGGACCACATCCAGGCCACCGTTGGCCAGTAACCAACGGAACGCGTACATACTGTGCTGCTGCTCACCGCCTGCGATCGGGATAGATAGCGCATCCGCAACCTGCTTGGTGCCTTCCAACCAATCGAAGAATACCGGTTCTTCAAAATAACTGTAGTTGTACTTCTGTAGCAGCTTTCCAACCCGAATCGCCTCCCCAACATCCTTATAGTATCCATTGGCATCCGAGTAGAGCGCCATATCAGGGCCAAAGGTTTCTCGGATGAGTGGGATGATTTCTTCAGTGCGACCCACTGGACCTCGTGCATCCACATCCTTGGTCATAAACATCAAGGCACCGACTTTGATCTTCACCGCCTGGGCCTTGCTCTTTTCGACCGCTGCTTTGATCAAAGCTACAGATTCCTTCACCGGCTTTTCTCTCCACTCGGTTGCCTGATAGACAGGGATGTGAGTGTTGTGAATGTCGCCAATTAATTGCCCAACGGGTTTTCCAGCTATCCGGCCCATCATATCCAATATCGCGAACTCAACCGTCGCAAGAGGGATACCTATACCTAATCCGCCAAAGCGGTAGTTGAATGCAAACTCAAGCGCCTTATCCAGCAACTCATCTAAACGACGTGCATCTTGGCCGATAAATACGGGCTGCACCCGGTTCACGAAAATAGGATACAACAAATTCATTGTGTTGTGAGACACCGAATGGCCGACGGCCCCGTCTTTCGATTGCACACGGCAGATAAATTTGCGCTCATACTTCAAGAGCTCAACCGATTCAATGATCACCGGATCGGAAAAGAGCTCACTTTTGAAAAGCGGTTTGGCCAATACCTCATCCAGCTTTGCATAGTTTGCATCCACGCTATCGGACTGCCCAGTAAGAGCACTTGGTATACCCACCGCTGCGCCTCCAATAGCAGTGGAAGACAGAAATTGACGTCGGTTGATCTTCATATGGATAAGGTAGCAAAGCGTTCATGTGTCTGGCAATCTTTCCAAGCAACCAGAGGGAGTAACAACCCATCCGGCGTACAAGGAAAAGGTTGCCAACAACAGTTTACACCTGAAAATAAGAGGAGTAAACTCAGGTATTACCCCATTCACTATGACTGATCTAAGCAACGCCGACCAACTCGACGAACGTACAAAAAAGAAAATCTTCTGGGCCTGTTTTATCGCCCTGGTAGCCACCTCCTTTGTTTTTGGAGTGCGCGCCAATGTGATAGGCGACCTGGCTGTGAAGTTTGATTTATCCGAAGCTCAAAAAGGAACCATTCTCGGTGTCGGTCTCTGGCCCTTCGCCATCAGTATTGTTCTCTTTAGCCTGATCATCGATAAGATCGGTTATAAAACCGCGGCCGTCATTGCCATCGTTTGTCATGTCGCATCCCTGCTGCTGACCATTTTTTCCACGGGTTATACCAGTCTTTATTGGGCCACCTTCCTCGTAGCGATCGCCAATGGCATCGTGGAAGCCTTTATCAACCCGGTGGTCGCCACTATTTACCGCGACGAGAAAGCCAAATGGCTAAACATCCTGCACGCCGGTTGGCCAGCAGGGTTGGCCTTGGGCGCACTCTTCACCATCTTCCTGGGTGGTCTCGATTGGCAGGTAAAATACGGCATGTGCTTAATTCCAGTGGTTATCTACACTGTGTTGGTAATGCCCTGTAAGTTCCCACCCAATGAACGGGTGGAAGCCGGTGTATCCTATCGGGAGATGCTGGGAGAAGTGGGAGCGGTCGGTTTCTTTATAATTGGTTGGCTCATGACTATGGGTGTAGCTCAAATCGCCGGCGTTCAATTGTCAGCTATGGTTCCTTTAGGAATCGCCGCTGTGGTTGGAGTCCTTGCCTTTGTTTATACAAGAGGCTTCGGCAGTTGGATGTTCCTACTCATCTTGCTGACCATGGGGCCTCTGGCCACAACCGAGCTGGGAACTGATTCCTGGATGCCAGATCTTCTTGGAGCTGAACTTTCTGCAACGGGTGCAACCTGGGTATTCATTTATGTTTCCACCATTATGACCATCCTGCGGTTCTACGCAGGACCGATTGTTCATAAGTTCTCACCGATTGGTCTTCTGGTCATCAGTGCCATTGTCGCGATCGTTGGACTTCTATTCCTATCCAAAGCAACCGCCTTTGTGGTGGTGATAGCTGCAACGGTGTATGCCTTTGGCAAAACCTTCCTTTGGTCCACGACCCTTGGCTTGGTTTCCGAACAATTCCCTAAGGGAGGCGCGCTAACCTTGAATGGTGTATCCGCTGTCGGGGTACTTGGAATGGGAATTATCGGCACTCCATTCATGGGCGTTCTGCAGGACCGCGAGGTAGATGCGCAGCTAGCAGCCAGTAACCAGGCCATCCACGAACAGATCAGTGGAGAACCTCGTTCAACCATTTTCGGAGAAGTTCCCAGCGTGAACATGGAAGCCATCGCTGCCCTGCCGCCAGCAGCCCAGGAAGAATTATCCGGCATTCAAAAAGCCAGCAAGAAAGGAAGCTTCGCCAAAGTCGCTATTCTTCCAAGTTTCATGCTAGCTTGTTACTTGATACTGTTTTTCTACTTCAAGTCCAAGGGAGGCTATAAGCCGGTCGACTTACACGGACAGGAAAAGGCCGAAGAAGCGGAACCCGGGTTTTGATCAAAATTGACAATACACTTCTCTCCGATTCTGAGAGGCAATCACTGGATAGAGACGGCTTTGTTTCTCTAGGGAAACTCCTCGAAGATGAAGAGCTGGAGCATATTCGATCTCGCGTAGATTGCATACTTGAGGCGGAAGGTGAACAAGCAGGCAGTGAGCTCTTCAATACAAAGCATATCAAGCATCCGAAGGAAGAAGGGGTGGATCGTTTAGCCAACCTTCCGAACAAGGGTGAAGCATTCGATACACTGTACACACATTCGAAACTCCTTGCAGCTGTCACTCACGTACTAGGATCTGAGATACAATTATCATCACTCAACTACCGGGCAGCCAAACCTGGGAGTGGTTTGCAGAAATTGCACGTTGACTGGAAAGAGCCCGTAAATCCTGGCGAATTTAAAGTCTCTAATTCCATATGGCTACTCGACGATTTCTCAGAGGCCAACGGAGCCACTCGAGTAGTCCCAGGCAGTCATTTATGTGGTCGCATTCCTGAAGACGACATGGAAGATACAGAATCACCTCACCCAGACCAGGTTCTGATTGAAGCATCGGCCGGTACGGTCGTGGTTTTCAACTCACACATCTGGCATGGAGGAACGATCAATCGAACCACATTGCCAAGAAGAGCTATCCATAGTTACTTCTGTCAACGCGGCCAGCCTCAGCAAACCGACCAGAAGAAATGGATTACTCAAGAGACACTCGGGCGAATCAGTTCAGAAGCGCGATGGCTGTTGGATGTTTGAGAATTTACATCATCAATTTAATAACTTGATTTCTTACCTAATGCCAATATTAGTAAGGAATGAATACTGTAAGAGCGAAAGTCACGACCAAGGGACAAGTGACACTTCCCAAGCCGCTGCGAGATACACTTGATTTGCACGAAGGTGATCACGTGGAATTTGCTCTAAACTCGGATCAGCAGATAAGTCTGGTTAAACTTAGAAAACCAGGATCCAGCGCCGGGATACTGAAGCATCTTGGCAAAAAGAAGACAGTCACCGTCAAAGAAATGGACCAAGCGATTGCCAAAGAGATGGCTAAAAAGCACGGCCGAACCTAAACCGTAACCATGGTTGCCTTCGACACCAATTATCTAGTTCGTCATCTGGTCCAGGATGACAGCAAACAGTCAAAGGTTGTCGCAAAAATCGTTGAAGAGGAAATCAGCCAAGGAAGAGCAATTTTAATTCTAGACCTCGTACTATGCGAAACCATTTGGGTTCTAAAAAGCGCCTACACTGCCAACCGAAACGATATTGTTAGTGTACTTGATGGGTTGCTACAAGAGCCATGCTTTGAATTTGAGGACCAGAAAATTATAAAGTCAGCGGTTTTGAGATTCAAAAAAGGAAAAGCAGATTTCTCTGACTATATACTCGCAGAAAAATGCATCTCCAAGAATAGAAGCCTTCTTACATTCGACAAAGCCCTTCAAAGAGAACTTTGAAGTAGTGCAGCTAGCTTTGCTCCTGAGAGGCTGTTTTGGCTCGCAACTCAACCTTACGAGCCTTCCGAAAACGAATACTGACCACTTTGTATTCGGGACACAGGGCTTCCGTATCCGTCACACTCGAAGTCAGATCGTTCACAAGGACTTCCGGGAAATGGAAGGTAGTGCTAAGCACTCCTTTTTTAATGCCATCCCACACCTTGCTCTTGATGTCGACTTTGCCTCGCTCAGATTCCACACACACCATATCGCCATCCACAATCCCCTGTTCCTTGGCGTCCTCCGGGTGAATCAGAATCACATCCTCAGTAACCAATTCGACGTTGGCCGTCCGGCGGGTTTGGGCACCACAGTTGTAGTGCTCAAGATTTCGATTGGTTGTCAGTATGTAAGGAAACTCTTTGGCATTTGCGACCAATTCCTGCGATTCCTTAAACGGATTGAATTCGAATAATCCGAGTCCGCGTTTAAATGAGTCCGCATGTAAGATTGGCGTATCCTGGCCATCGGGAGTCACCGGCCATTGTTTGCCGTTATCACCAAGTTCATCCCACTTGACGCCCGCGAAGAAAGGAACAATACCTGAAATCTCCTGAATCATAAGTGAAGGATCGTATTCAGGATGTTGGAAGCCCATGCGATTCATCAGATCGATCACAATCTGTCCATCTGGCTTGGTTCCTTCAAGAGGTTCAACGACTTGGTTCACGCGTTGGATGCGGCGTTCTCCATTGGTAAAGGTACCGCTCTTCTCAAGGAAGGAAGCTCCCGGAAGAACGACGTCGGCCAATTCCGCGGTCTTGGTCATAAAGATCTCCTGGACGACGAAAATATCGAGATTCCCCAACGCTTTGTGCACGTGGATACTATTGGGATCGGTTTGAGCCATGTCTTCCCCGATGACCCAGATACCTTTCAGCTTTCCTTCGAGGGCTTTCTCATACATCTGGGGGATTTTCCATCCGACTTCAGTCGGCATATCGACCCCGTAAAATTCCGTGTAACGCTTGATAACATCAGGATCCGTCACATCAAAATAACCGGCACCCTGGTGAGGTTGCGTCCCCATGTCAGCCATCCCCTGGACATTGTTCTGTCCGCGTAGTGGATTAACCCCTACTCCACGTCGGCCAATATTTCCGGTGATCAAAGCGAGATCAGCAATTTGCATAACCGTGAACGTCCCCTGCGAATGCTCAGTCACACCCAAGCCATGGAAACTCATCGCTTTGTCAGCACTTGCGTAGGCAATTCCCGCCTGGCGCACTTCTTCACGAGGCACAC
This genomic stretch from Opitutia bacterium ISCC 52 harbors:
- a CDS encoding type II toxin-antitoxin system VapC family toxin translates to MVAFDTNYLVRHLVQDDSKQSKVVAKIVEEEISQGRAILILDLVLCETIWVLKSAYTANRNDIVSVLDGLLQEPCFEFEDQKIIKSAVLRFKKGKADFSDYILAEKCISKNRSLLTFDKALQREL
- a CDS encoding AbrB/MazE/SpoVT family DNA-binding domain-containing protein; translated protein: MNTVRAKVTTKGQVTLPKPLRDTLDLHEGDHVEFALNSDQQISLVKLRKPGSSAGILKHLGKKKTVTVKEMDQAIAKEMAKKHGRT
- a CDS encoding phytanoyl-CoA dioxygenase family protein gives rise to the protein MDNTLLSDSERQSLDRDGFVSLGKLLEDEELEHIRSRVDCILEAEGEQAGSELFNTKHIKHPKEEGVDRLANLPNKGEAFDTLYTHSKLLAAVTHVLGSEIQLSSLNYRAAKPGSGLQKLHVDWKEPVNPGEFKVSNSIWLLDDFSEANGATRVVPGSHLCGRIPEDDMEDTESPHPDQVLIEASAGTVVVFNSHIWHGGTINRTTLPRRAIHSYFCQRGQPQQTDQKKWITQETLGRISSEARWLLDV